ATAATTCAAGCGCCTGGTTAAGGGTTGTTCCTTTCATGCCGCCAATCCCCACATAGAAAATCATGACGGAGCAGGTAAAAATGATTCCGAACTCATAGCTGGTGCCAAAAAACATGCTAAGAATCTGGGCAGCACCAAGCAGCTGAGGGGCTGCATAAAAACCGGAAATGGCTAGTACGACAGCGACGGCAGCAAGGCGGGCGCGTCGGCTGTGGAAGCGGTACGCCAAAAAGTCAGCGACTGTATAGGCTCCAAAACGGCGAAGAGGTCCAGCGACGAAAATCGCCAGGAGGGTCAAGCCGATCGAGAAGCAAAAGGCATAGTAAGCACCGTCATAGCCGAGCTGATAGGTCAAGCCGGCAATCCCGAGGAAGGTGGCTGCGCTCAAATAATCGCCGCCTATTGCTGATCCGTTTGTGAACCAGCCGAAGCTGCGACCTCCGACGAAGTAGTCTGAAGCTGTCGCGTTTCTTTTTGTCAGATAGGTGATATAGACAATGGTCCCCATCAGGATCATTGTTAAAAGGAATTTCGGCTCAAGGAATGTCGACATCAGCCTATCCTCCTTTCATCAGCAGGAGATGTGGGTTGTTCTGCTTGGTTTTTCAGGCGTTTCTCATACAAAGTCGTATGGATGAGTGCAATGACAAACGCCATCGCCATCGCGACGATACTTGTAAAGAACCAGCTGTAGGTCATGCCGCCCCACATCCGGGAGAACATGAAATCTCCTGCATACCAATTCAAAATAGGAATGGAAAGAATGAATACATAATAAAAGAGCGTAAGTTTAATACCTGTACTGAATTCACTTTTCATGATTTGCTTTGTTTCCGGATCAAGCGGCTTCAGCTCGCTGACGTCAATTGTATCAGCCGCTACATAATTATACTCCCGATACTCCCCTGCCAAATATGATTCCCCCTAGTTAAAATTATGGCCCAACCCGTTATCAAGATTTCCCTCCTTTAGGCAAGCCATGATATGATTAAATTGATTGTACGATAGAGAATTGTCCAATACCTTACAATAAATTATCAGAAATATACAAATATTTAATGTGATTTAAATTTTTATTCACTCATGTGAATGAGACAAGGAGGTGGTAAGGTTGCATTCAATTTGGCTTGGGGTTGAAGATGAAGGGGAGTATAGGAAGCTGGCTGCATGGATTCTGGAAGAATGCCAGGAGAATTGCAAGCTAGTAGATGAAGAGAATGATATACAGATCGCGATCATTGAAGTGAACAAATGGCATGATTGGGTAAAAATCCATCGGTTCCGCAAACGAAATAAGAACTGCAGGATCATTCCGCTGCTGGACCCTTCACTTTTGCACACCACTCCGCTGGCCATCGAGTTCAAACTGACCTACCTGTTGGTGAAATCGGTGAAACAACGGGTTTTTATACGTACTCTAAAGCGAGCGGTCGAAGAGATTGAAAGTGAGAATACCAGATACATAGAAAGCGAGGAAGTGTTCCAATTTTTCGATGCAGCTCAGGCAGCTGGGCGCAACACCTTGCCATTTAGGGAGGCTTTTTTACGGAGATTGTTGTCAGGGGAAGTGAAGACAGAGGAGGAGCTTCTGCAATCCCGTTTTTTCCTGCCGGGGGAGGCTGTGCCGAATGTAGTCTGTTTCATTCAGGGTTTCGTCCGCTGCCCCGCTAAACGAATGCAAGAAGGCTGGCAGGCGCCGATGGTCATCCAGGACTATTTTAAAAAGCAGTTTGAGGGGAATCAGCTTACCTTCCTTTCATACAGGAAACACCTTCTCATGCTCCTTCAGGTGCCGTCCGAATATGGTTCACTGAAGCATTGGAAAGAGAGAGAGGAGCGAATCCTTGAGACGATTGAATCTCTGGAAAAAGAATATGGGATCCAGCTTTATATTGGTGTAGGCTCCGTTTATCGCGAGCCTCTGCTGCTGCACCATTCATACAAAGAAGCTTGTAAAGCAAGACGGACATCGCCGTACGAAAGACTGCAGCTGCGCTATTTTGAGGACATCACGATGGACACCCAAATTCAAAAGTGCGCCGATTACATTTCCCAATATTGCACGGACGATTTGTCAATTAAGCAGGTTGCTGACCAAATCAATCTGAGCGTGCCATACTTCAGCCGCATTTTTAAACAAGAAACCGGACGAAGCTTCGTAGAATATGTCACCTTCGTCCGTATGCAGCGAGCTGTCTGGATGCTGCGGCACACCGACCACACGGTAGAAGCAATAGCGGAAGAACTGGGATACAATACCCCAAACTACTTCAGCGGGACTTTTAAAAAATACGTTGGCCTGTCACCAAGGGACTATAGGGCGACTGAGGAGATTATTTTTATTTAGGAAGAGTCTAGAAAAGGAGGTCCAGCCATGACGGCGGACCTCCTTTTTGATGTTTATGCCAGCTGCTGTTCAGCAAACTCCCTATATAAATCATGTGTCTGGATTAACTCCTGATGTGTGCCGATACCAGTGACTCTTCCTTTTTCGATAAAAACAATTTTATCGGCATTGACGATGGTGGAGAGTCTGTGGGCGATGACGAATGTTGTCCGGCCCTCCATCAGGCGGGTCAAGGCTTGCTGGACGATGCCTTCTGACTGGCTGTCGAGGCTGGCGGTGGCTTCGTCCATCATCAGGATTTTCGGATCACGCAGGAAGGCGCGGGCAATGGCGATGCGCTGCCTTTGTCCGCCAGAAAGTTTGACCCCGCGTTCGCCGACTTCGGTATCAAGCCCTTTTGGAAAATCTGCAATGAACTGGTCTGCATAGGCCATTTTTGCAACTTCCCACAGGCGTTCATCCGGAATCTGATTTCCACTTTCCAGGCCGTAATATAGATTTTCGCGGATGGTTCCGGCCATCATCGCGCTTTCCTGGGACACATAGCCGATTTGATTGCGCCAGGAGTTAAGCGATAGTTGCTGGATTGGAGTGTCTCCAATCCGGATTTCTCCTTTTGTCGGTTCGTAAAAGCGTTCAATCAACCCGAACATGGTCGTCTTGCCGCCGCCGCTTGGTCCGACGAATGCCACCATCTGGCCAGGCTGCGCGTCCAGCGAAACTCCCTCAATAACCGGCTCCTCCTCACTGTAGGAGAAGCTGACATTTTCAATGGTGATCGGCAGGTTGCTAATATCTGTTTCGATGCCATCCTGTCCTTCTTCAAGGTGCTGGTCGAGAATTTCGATGATTCGTTCTGTCGCGCCTTTTGCTTTTTGCAGCTGCGTAAAGAACATCGCGAACGAAGTGATTGGCATGATGATTTGGAATAAATAAAGCAGGAAAGCGATGAGCGATCCTGTCGACATGGTTCCATTTACGACGCGCATACCTCCGTAGGCAATGATGATGACGATGACGACCATGATCATCAGCTGCATGACGGGACCGATCAACGCGAAGATTCGCGCTTCCTTCAAACCAAAGTTGAATAGCTTATCAATTCCGTTATAGCCATTGTCTTCTTCAATTTTTTCAGCCGTTGAAGCTTTCATTAAACGGATTTCACCGAGTGTCTGGGTGATATGCCCGGTGAAAATGGCGGTCTCATCCTGCAATCCACGCGCAATCTTGGCCATTTTCCTGCCAAGTGGCATCATGATGGCGAACGTAAGCGGAACGGAAATGAGCATCAGCAAAGTCATTTTCCAGTCCATCACAAGCAAGATCACAACAGCACCGATGATGGAAATGATCCCCGTTGCGAAGTTTGGAAAATGATTGGTGATCAGCTCTTTGACAATACTCGTGTCATTGACAATCCGGCTGACCGTTTCCCCGCTCGACTGCTTGTCAAAATAGCGGACAGGCATTCGAATCAGCTTCGACCACATCCGTTCGCGCAATCTCGCAACGACCTTTTGCCCAACATAGCTGAGCAGGTAGATGGAAATCCCGCTGATCAATGCCTGAATGATAAAGGCAGCGCCGATGGCAATCATAAGCGGAACACTGATCGCCTCAACAGAAAAACCATCAACCAGGTTTTTCGTCAAGAGCGGGACCACCAGGCCAGCCAGGGTAGTGATGATACTCGCGGCTAGTCCAGTGAAAAGAGCAGCCTTCGGAAGATTCGTCGATAAAATCAGATTGAGGAAAGGTTTTAAGCTTGTATGCTGTTTCTCCATTACTATTCTCCTGTTCTTCTGGATAATTCCATCATAAACCACTTTCAGCATAGATGGAAATATGGGTGTAAGGCATAAATAGATATGATAATCGCCTCTTTTACCTTTAAAAATAAACAAGCATTCTGGTACATGCATATGATGAAGGTGAACAATCATTTGGAGGTGAAGCATATGAGTAACGGTGTTCATGCTGCATGCAGCGTGTTCGAATTGTTTCTTGGAGTCTTGGTAGGCGTAGGATTGATTCTATTGTCTACTTTTGGACTAGTCGCGGGAATCCTGGCATTCCTTGGCCCAGTGGCTGCTACTATAGGTACAATCATTGGAGTAATTGGTTTAATCGTGGTCATCCTGTTTGCCTACTGCATCATACGAAGGTTATGGCGTTGTTGTTTTGGCGGACGGTGCTAAACGTTTAAGGTAGATTGAAGAAACAGTCTCAAATTCTTATTTGAGGCTGTTTTTTTGTTCGTTTGGCTTTTCCATGCACGAGAAGGACTTTTTTAAAGGAGATACTCCCAATAAATTATAAAATTGGTTAATTTTGAAACTTTTCATATATCAGTCTCGTAAAAGGTAAGTCGAAAGGCTTAAAAAGAATGGGAGTGTAATGAAATGGAACAAGAAATGAAAAGCAAAATCGAGAAACCAAGTTTAATAGGGATGTTCTGGAGTCCGGGAGAGCAGTTTGACCGGATTAGAAAGAACCCGAAGATCTGGGTTCCTCTGATTTTAGTAAGTGTTCTTTATGTCATTGGCATGTATCTGATGACATTGTCGATGGATGCCTCATACCTTGGGCTTGATGGAATGAGTGAAGAAGAAGCCGCCATGGTGTTGGCTTTCTCTAAGATTACAGTTGCGATTACAGGAATCCTTACACCCGTGTTCGTAGTGCTGATATCAAGTGCGATTTATATGATCTTCACAAAAATCGCTGGATCTGATGTAACGTTCAAACAGTTATTTTCAATGAACACACATATCATGATCATCGGTGCTGCTGGCTTGTTGCTGAATATGCTCCTTAGGGCAGCTATTGGCGGAAATCCGGAAATTTTCATAACCAGCCTGGCTGGATTGATGAACAGTGACAAGCCTGGTGTCCTTGGATCAATCGAGGTATTTTCCATCTGGCAGTCGATTTTGACAGCGATCGGTCTTCACCGTGTTGCGGGCTTGTCAAAAGGATGGGCATGGGGCATTGCCATCGCATTCTTCTTGATTGGAATCGGCTTTGCCATTATTGGAGCCATGTTCTCTAACACAATGGGTGTCTAACGATGAATAAGAAGATTTGGATTGCCATTGGCGTAGCCAGCCTGGTGCTGCTGATGGCAGGGGTGAGCATTTACAGGCAGGCCTTTGCAAAGGGACCCGAAGTGAAGGTGGTAAATCCGGCGAAGGAAGAAATTGCGGATGAAATCATGATCCCCGGAACCGTCGTACTCGAAGAAGAACAGAAGGTTTACGCTTCACCTGAGAAAGGCAAGCTGGCTGAGATTTTGGTTAAAGAAGGCGAAACGGTCAAGAAAGGTGATGTGTTGGCAAAGTATGATGCCAGCGCCTTGAACCTGGAACTGGAGCGAGTAAAACTTCAAGCGGAATCAGGCTACTTGCGAATCAATCAGCTGGATAAAAAGATAAAAAACGTATGGGAAAAGGAATCTGAGCTCAGCAAGCAAATTGGAAAAAAAGCTGCGAAAGAACAGACTGAAGCAGAAGTCGACCAGCTTGATGCTGAAAAAAGACTGGCGAATATTGACCTCAGACAGGTGCTGCTCCAACAGAAGGATGCAGAATCGCGGTTAAAGGATTTGGAGATTAAGAGTTTGATAGATGGCGTGGTCCTCCAGGTGAATGAGGAAAACCCAGCAGATCCTGCAGCAGCAGTGAAGCCAGTAATTCATATTGGGAATCTTGATGCAAAAGGAGCCACCGGGTATTTATCCGAGTTTGACAGCATGAAGGTAAAAGAAGGACAGAAGGTCAAGCTTCATTCAGATGTCCTGCCAGATGAAGAATGGAATGGTGTCGTCGAGGAAATTGCTGTTTTTCCTGAAGAGACGCAGGCACAGGCATTGGTCGAGACGACTGCCGCGCAATATCCCATCAAGGTGAAAGTTAGCGGCATGGATATGAAGCCAGGATTCCAGCTAATCATGGAAATCGAGACAGAACGGAAAGAGGCGCTGACTGTTCCCGCTGAGGCCGTCCTCACCGACAAGGATACTGTCTATGTATTCATTGTAAAAGAAGGCAAAAGCCACAAGCAGGAAATTGAGACAGGAATCGCTTTTGGCAGCAAAATGGAAGTCATCAGTGGTTTGATCGAGGAAGTTCAGGTTATAGCCAATCCGTCCGACAATTTGAAGGATGGAATGGAAGTGAGTGTAAAGTGATTGAGCTGAAACAAATTAAGAAATCCTTTGAAGTTGGCAAGGAAACAATTGAAGTTTTAAAAGGAATCGATCTAAGCATTCGAGCAGGTGAAGCGGTCGCCATAATGGGACCATCGGGTTCGGGCAAATCGACCTTGATGAACATCATCGGCTGCCTCGATAAACCAACAGCCGGTGAGTATGAACTGGCTGGTGAGAACGTCTCACGCTATTTGGATGCTGAACTAGCCAAGGTGAGGAACCAATCAATCGGATTTGTTTTTCAGCAGTTCCATTTGTTGCCGAGGCTGACTGCGGTCCAGAATGTCGAGCTGCCGATGATCTACAGCGGCATTTCGAAAAAGGAGAGACTGGAAAGGGCAAGGGCTGCCCTCGAAAAGGTTGGGCTTGGGGACCGGATGGACCATCTACCGAATGCCTTGTCCGGCGGTCAAAAGCAGCGTGTCGCTATAGCCAGGGCAATCGTGAATGAGCCGAAAATCATACTCGCCGATGAACCGACCGGCGCTCTTGATACGAAAACGAGCGAGACGATCATGGAGCTTTTCACAGGATTGAATGAGGAAGGTTCCACGATCGTCATGGTCACGCACGAACCGGAAGTCGCGGAATATGCGCAGCGGACCATCATGGTCAGGGATGGTCTTATTGTTTCTTCCACACCAGCTGGAAGGGGGATGCGCTCATGAATATGATGGAAAATCTCCGCATGGCACTCGGCTCACTGAAAGCACACAAAATGCGCTCGATTTTAACGATGATCGGCATCATCATTGGCGTTGGGGCAGTCATCATCGTTGTTGCCATCGGCCAGGGCGGGGAAGCAATGCTGAAAACACAGCTGACTGGTCCGGGCAACACAATTGAACTGTTTTACCAGCCGTCTGATGAAGAAATTCAGGCCAATCCGAATATTTTCAATGAAGCTCCATTTGAACAGGAAGATATCCGTTCATTGGAAAAAATACCAGAAATCAAGCAGGTGGTAGCATCGAGCTCCCAGCTTTCCAAAGCTTCCTTTGGGGAACATACAGTGGATGCTTCCACAACTGGAGTGAGCCAGGCTTTTTTCGAAATGAATGATATCAAGGCTGAAAAAGGCAGAAGCTTCACCGCAGCCGATTTCCTTGGTGGCAGAAGGGTCGGGATTGTCAGTTATTCGATGCAGGAGGAATTATTTGATGGGGAATCACCAATCGGCAAGGTGATCCGCATCGGTGTCCAACCGATCGAAATCGTCGGTGTATTGGAAAAACCGACTGGACTGTTCGCGTTTGGGACCATGCAAATATACGTTCCAAGCAAAACCTGGCAGGTCATTTACGGCAAAAGCGATTTTAACCAGGTAACACTCCAGGCCGCGTCCGCCGATGAGCTGCAGATCGCTGGCAAAAAGGCAGCAGACCTGCTGAATA
This portion of the Mesobacillus sp. S13 genome encodes:
- a CDS encoding helix-turn-helix domain-containing protein, yielding MHSIWLGVEDEGEYRKLAAWILEECQENCKLVDEENDIQIAIIEVNKWHDWVKIHRFRKRNKNCRIIPLLDPSLLHTTPLAIEFKLTYLLVKSVKQRVFIRTLKRAVEEIESENTRYIESEEVFQFFDAAQAAGRNTLPFREAFLRRLLSGEVKTEEELLQSRFFLPGEAVPNVVCFIQGFVRCPAKRMQEGWQAPMVIQDYFKKQFEGNQLTFLSYRKHLLMLLQVPSEYGSLKHWKEREERILETIESLEKEYGIQLYIGVGSVYREPLLLHHSYKEACKARRTSPYERLQLRYFEDITMDTQIQKCADYISQYCTDDLSIKQVADQINLSVPYFSRIFKQETGRSFVEYVTFVRMQRAVWMLRHTDHTVEAIAEELGYNTPNYFSGTFKKYVGLSPRDYRATEEIIFI
- a CDS encoding ABC transporter ATP-binding protein, which produces MEKQHTSLKPFLNLILSTNLPKAALFTGLAASIITTLAGLVVPLLTKNLVDGFSVEAISVPLMIAIGAAFIIQALISGISIYLLSYVGQKVVARLRERMWSKLIRMPVRYFDKQSSGETVSRIVNDTSIVKELITNHFPNFATGIISIIGAVVILLVMDWKMTLLMLISVPLTFAIMMPLGRKMAKIARGLQDETAIFTGHITQTLGEIRLMKASTAEKIEEDNGYNGIDKLFNFGLKEARIFALIGPVMQLMIMVVIVIIIAYGGMRVVNGTMSTGSLIAFLLYLFQIIMPITSFAMFFTQLQKAKGATERIIEILDQHLEEGQDGIETDISNLPITIENVSFSYSEEEPVIEGVSLDAQPGQMVAFVGPSGGGKTTMFGLIERFYEPTKGEIRIGDTPIQQLSLNSWRNQIGYVSQESAMMAGTIRENLYYGLESGNQIPDERLWEVAKMAYADQFIADFPKGLDTEVGERGVKLSGGQRQRIAIARAFLRDPKILMMDEATASLDSQSEGIVQQALTRLMEGRTTFVIAHRLSTIVNADKIVFIEKGRVTGIGTHQELIQTHDLYREFAEQQLA
- a CDS encoding ABC transporter produces the protein MSNGVHAACSVFELFLGVLVGVGLILLSTFGLVAGILAFLGPVAATIGTIIGVIGLIVVILFAYCIIRRLWRCCFGGRC
- a CDS encoding Yip1 family protein codes for the protein MEQEMKSKIEKPSLIGMFWSPGEQFDRIRKNPKIWVPLILVSVLYVIGMYLMTLSMDASYLGLDGMSEEEAAMVLAFSKITVAITGILTPVFVVLISSAIYMIFTKIAGSDVTFKQLFSMNTHIMIIGAAGLLLNMLLRAAIGGNPEIFITSLAGLMNSDKPGVLGSIEVFSIWQSILTAIGLHRVAGLSKGWAWGIAIAFFLIGIGFAIIGAMFSNTMGV
- a CDS encoding efflux RND transporter periplasmic adaptor subunit; protein product: MNKKIWIAIGVASLVLLMAGVSIYRQAFAKGPEVKVVNPAKEEIADEIMIPGTVVLEEEQKVYASPEKGKLAEILVKEGETVKKGDVLAKYDASALNLELERVKLQAESGYLRINQLDKKIKNVWEKESELSKQIGKKAAKEQTEAEVDQLDAEKRLANIDLRQVLLQQKDAESRLKDLEIKSLIDGVVLQVNEENPADPAAAVKPVIHIGNLDAKGATGYLSEFDSMKVKEGQKVKLHSDVLPDEEWNGVVEEIAVFPEETQAQALVETTAAQYPIKVKVSGMDMKPGFQLIMEIETERKEALTVPAEAVLTDKDTVYVFIVKEGKSHKQEIETGIAFGSKMEVISGLIEEVQVIANPSDNLKDGMEVSVK
- a CDS encoding ABC transporter ATP-binding protein, which gives rise to MIELKQIKKSFEVGKETIEVLKGIDLSIRAGEAVAIMGPSGSGKSTLMNIIGCLDKPTAGEYELAGENVSRYLDAELAKVRNQSIGFVFQQFHLLPRLTAVQNVELPMIYSGISKKERLERARAALEKVGLGDRMDHLPNALSGGQKQRVAIARAIVNEPKIILADEPTGALDTKTSETIMELFTGLNEEGSTIVMVTHEPEVAEYAQRTIMVRDGLIVSSTPAGRGMRS
- a CDS encoding ABC transporter permease translates to MNMMENLRMALGSLKAHKMRSILTMIGIIIGVGAVIIVVAIGQGGEAMLKTQLTGPGNTIELFYQPSDEEIQANPNIFNEAPFEQEDIRSLEKIPEIKQVVASSSQLSKASFGEHTVDASTTGVSQAFFEMNDIKAEKGRSFTAADFLGGRRVGIVSYSMQEELFDGESPIGKVIRIGVQPIEIVGVLEKPTGLFAFGTMQIYVPSKTWQVIYGKSDFNQVTLQAASADELQIAGKKAADLLNKMHGTEESYMVINMEEMAEGIGKITKVMTLIIGSIAGISLFVGGIGVMNIMLVSVTERTREIGIRKALGATRSQIMTQFLIESVTLTLIGGVIGILVGWGSASLISYFAGWPSLVSWQVVTGAMLFSMIIGVVFGLLPANKASRLDPIAALRYE